The following are encoded together in the Thermomicrobiales bacterium genome:
- a CDS encoding twin-arginine translocation signal domain-containing protein, whose translation MNQRSFDRLTRDLAGVSTRRRFLGLAGIGAGSLALAGVFNGLSRTAEQADAQDASPTPTAIIMPSAIMSDGRCGLPFELAVRQGPSEGTEVRGMLVFSLDDDGTVTGALLGKEGEVATVTGQAVGQAVALRFDLGGEDVVFGSGSSLGEFAMCNITDMGGSAVGPKAGDLGDWRQGRVNLLELPEPICIQGQPCPTEPPERPEPTRPLPPDITSCDPLSAESCVEVCGASGLAPSASACVGYCAEVLQC comes from the coding sequence ATGAACCAACGGAGTTTCGACCGATTGACCCGCGATCTTGCTGGCGTTTCCACCCGGCGCCGATTCCTCGGGCTTGCGGGGATTGGCGCTGGCAGTCTGGCGCTGGCCGGGGTATTCAACGGATTGTCCCGTACTGCTGAACAGGCAGACGCCCAGGATGCCTCGCCGACACCGACGGCCATCATCATGCCCAGCGCCATCATGAGCGACGGGCGCTGCGGTCTTCCATTCGAGCTGGCGGTCCGCCAGGGACCCTCTGAGGGTACCGAAGTGCGCGGTATGCTCGTCTTCTCGCTGGACGACGATGGCACGGTCACCGGCGCTCTCCTGGGGAAGGAGGGCGAGGTTGCGACCGTCACCGGTCAGGCCGTTGGGCAGGCGGTCGCGCTGCGCTTCGATCTCGGTGGCGAGGATGTCGTGTTCGGATCCGGTTCGTCGCTCGGCGAGTTCGCCATGTGCAACATCACCGACATGGGCGGCTCTGCCGTTGGACCGAAAGCGGGTGATCTTGGCGACTGGCGGCAGGGCCGGGTCAATCTGCTCGAGCTCCCCGAACCCATTTGCATCCAGGGTCAGCCCTGCCCAACTGAGCCACCGGAACGGCCCGAACCGACCCGCCCGCTACCTCCCGATATCACAAGCTGCGATCCCCTCTCTGCGGAAAGCTGCGTGGAGGTCTGCGGAGCCTCCGGGCTCGCGCCCAGCGCCTCTGCCTGCGTTGGATATTGCGCCGAAGTCCTGCAGTGCTAG
- a CDS encoding carbohydrate ABC transporter permease, producing the protein MSTRPAHVGTLLPGVSNNARVTAGDHRPRVTWRAVGRHAFLLLMCAWVLFPLFIVVVNSMKSRVDSVQRNILPNEYVSPLWARYTWVWENFTLDNIFFRVYWNSIFVTALTILFGTVAAVMAGYALSHLSTPGRSVILLVLTASLFFPMQITSMLGIFRLHWDLGLIDETWALMLPYVAASLAVSILVMRAVFQMVSHELPDSARIDGASSLRILFGIMLPQVRNGIVVVIVINFMFAWSEYVLSSVLMNDQVSRTLAVLMGGGAIGPGASAQFIVAIIPGIVFLGIAQRWYGKALQDGAFRG; encoded by the coding sequence ATGAGCACGCGCCCGGCCCATGTGGGAACGCTCCTCCCCGGTGTCTCCAACAATGCGCGCGTGACCGCAGGAGACCACCGTCCCCGCGTCACCTGGCGCGCGGTTGGCCGGCATGCCTTCTTGCTGCTGATGTGCGCCTGGGTTCTCTTTCCGCTCTTCATCGTGGTGGTCAATTCGATGAAGTCCCGCGTCGACAGCGTCCAGCGCAACATCCTGCCGAATGAGTACGTTTCTCCCCTTTGGGCCCGCTATACCTGGGTTTGGGAGAACTTCACCCTGGACAATATCTTCTTCCGGGTCTACTGGAACAGCATCTTCGTCACCGCGCTCACGATCCTGTTTGGAACGGTCGCAGCGGTGATGGCGGGGTACGCGCTTTCACACCTATCGACCCCAGGCCGGTCGGTCATCCTGCTGGTGCTCACGGCATCGCTCTTCTTTCCCATGCAGATCACCTCGATGCTCGGCATCTTCCGGCTGCATTGGGATCTTGGACTCATCGACGAAACCTGGGCGCTAATGCTTCCCTATGTAGCGGCCAGCCTGGCCGTGTCCATTCTCGTCATGCGGGCGGTCTTCCAGATGGTGTCCCACGAGTTGCCGGACTCCGCCCGCATCGATGGCGCCTCTTCGCTGCGCATTCTTTTTGGGATCATGTTGCCGCAGGTGCGCAATGGCATCGTGGTGGTGATCGTCATCAACTTCATGTTTGCCTGGAGCGAGTATGTCCTGTCGAGTGTGCTGATGAACGATCAGGTCTCTCGCACGCTTGCGGTCTTGATGGGTGGTGGCGCGATCGGTCCCGGCGCGTCGGCCCAGTTCATCGTGGCCATTATTCCTGGCATCGTGTTTCTCGGGATCGCGCAGCGTTGGTATGGCAAGGCGTTGCAGGACGGCGCCTTCAGAGGGTGA
- a CDS encoding carbohydrate ABC transporter permease: MSTAQASISTASSKARADVYVAPKKGPNWKAYGRHLFLIIMCLWVLLPLLWVVLLSFKTLQDGSQRYIWPQNGFIDPILTNYEFVLTKPRVVGPVWVNFKNSVLVTTLTVVAATVTSVLAGYALVHLKTPGARIITALLVASMFFPTQVTAIIGIFNIQKRLGLINETWSLMLPYTALSVAISIFIMRGVFQTVPKDLTDSAKIDGANSIRTLFGIVFPLVKNGVVVVIIVNFVAAWGEYLLALTLMNDASRRTLPVFLGSASAGVGGLLWPRMAALYILAILPALITFAIAQRWYMKGLQEGALKT; encoded by the coding sequence CGCCGAAAAAGGGCCCGAACTGGAAAGCCTATGGACGGCACCTCTTCCTGATCATCATGTGCCTCTGGGTGCTTCTCCCGCTCCTGTGGGTAGTGCTCCTTTCGTTCAAGACGTTGCAGGATGGGTCGCAGCGCTACATCTGGCCGCAGAACGGATTCATCGATCCGATCTTGACCAACTACGAGTTCGTGCTCACCAAACCGCGCGTGGTGGGACCCGTCTGGGTCAACTTCAAGAACAGCGTCCTGGTGACCACGCTCACGGTCGTGGCGGCAACCGTCACCTCGGTGCTGGCCGGATACGCTCTGGTGCATCTCAAGACACCGGGCGCGCGCATCATCACCGCGTTGCTGGTGGCTTCGATGTTCTTCCCCACGCAAGTCACCGCTATCATCGGCATCTTCAACATCCAGAAGCGTCTCGGGCTCATCAACGAGACGTGGAGCCTCATGCTCCCCTATACCGCGCTCAGCGTGGCAATCTCGATCTTTATCATGCGGGGGGTGTTTCAGACGGTCCCGAAAGACCTGACCGACTCCGCCAAGATCGACGGCGCCAACTCGATCCGTACGTTGTTTGGCATCGTCTTCCCACTGGTGAAGAACGGTGTGGTCGTGGTCATCATCGTCAACTTCGTGGCCGCCTGGGGTGAATACCTGCTGGCGCTGACGTTGATGAACGATGCCAGCAGACGCACGCTTCCGGTCTTCCTCGGATCGGCGAGCGCCGGCGTGGGCGGTCTTCTCTGGCCGCGCATGGCCGCGCTGTATATCCTCGCCATCCTTCCGGCGTTGATTACGTTCGCGATCGCGCAGCGCTGGTATATGAAGGGCCTTCAAGAAGGCGCGCTCAAGACTTGA